The Martelella mediterranea DSM 17316 genome has a window encoding:
- a CDS encoding TRAP transporter large permease, with amino-acid sequence MTPAMIGGLGILALFVLMAIRVPIAFAMLAVGLAGTAALNGLNPALSMLATESFTVATSYELIVVPLFILMGNVATQAGMSSSLYDAAYAWIGRLRGGLASATIVGCAGFAALSGSSIASALTMGKVSIGEMDRFGYSPRLSTGVVAAGGTLGILIPPSTGFVLYAILTQQSIGRLFLAGVVPGILLALLFVGTVTLLCTIFPSWGPRGPRTNWTEKARATLGALPILAIILVSIGGIYTGIFSPIESSAVGAGLAIVLGFALRRLTLAGLWRAILDSGRTTATVMLILISAYILNPFISLTGVPHVVGEWLAGVTAGPITTLVLILLCYLVLGCFLEGLSMIVLTMPILYPIVIGLGFDPIWYGVIIVIVLEMAMISPPVGVNVFIVRSIAPRVPLAEIFLGVLPFWVAMILLVGILILFPALATYLPDRMMQWGFKCCLRKHRSF; translated from the coding sequence GTGACACCCGCAATGATCGGGGGGCTGGGGATCCTCGCCCTCTTCGTGCTGATGGCGATCCGCGTCCCCATCGCCTTTGCCATGCTGGCCGTGGGTCTGGCCGGAACCGCGGCGCTGAACGGGTTGAACCCGGCGCTGAGCATGCTGGCCACCGAGAGCTTCACCGTCGCCACCTCCTATGAGCTGATCGTGGTGCCGCTGTTCATCCTGATGGGCAATGTTGCGACACAGGCCGGGATGAGCAGTTCTCTCTACGACGCGGCCTACGCCTGGATCGGGCGGCTAAGGGGCGGGCTTGCCTCGGCCACCATCGTCGGCTGCGCCGGGTTTGCGGCGCTGTCCGGCTCGTCGATCGCCTCGGCGCTGACCATGGGCAAGGTGTCGATCGGCGAGATGGACCGCTTCGGCTATTCCCCGCGCCTGTCGACCGGCGTGGTCGCCGCGGGCGGCACGCTGGGGATTCTGATCCCGCCCTCGACCGGCTTCGTGCTCTACGCGATCCTGACCCAGCAGAGCATCGGCCGCCTGTTCCTGGCGGGGGTGGTGCCCGGGATCCTGCTGGCGCTGCTGTTCGTCGGCACCGTGACGCTTCTGTGCACGATCTTCCCCAGCTGGGGGCCCCGCGGCCCGCGCACCAACTGGACCGAGAAGGCCCGCGCGACCCTCGGCGCCCTGCCGATCCTGGCGATCATCCTCGTCTCCATCGGCGGGATCTACACCGGTATCTTCTCGCCCATCGAATCCTCGGCCGTCGGCGCGGGACTGGCCATCGTGCTGGGCTTCGCGCTGCGCCGCCTGACGCTGGCGGGGCTCTGGCGGGCGATCCTCGACAGCGGCCGGACCACGGCGACGGTGATGCTGATCCTGATCTCGGCCTATATCCTGAACCCGTTCATCTCGCTCACCGGCGTGCCGCATGTGGTGGGCGAATGGCTGGCCGGGGTCACCGCCGGGCCGATCACCACGCTGGTGCTGATCCTGCTGTGCTATCTGGTGCTGGGCTGCTTCCTTGAGGGGCTGTCGATGATCGTGCTGACCATGCCGATCCTCTACCCCATCGTCATCGGGCTGGGCTTCGATCCGATCTGGTACGGCGTCATCATCGTCATCGTGCTGGAAATGGCGATGATCTCGCCACCGGTCGGGGTCAATGTGTTCATCGTCCGATCCATCGCGCCCCGGGTGCCGCTGGCTGAAATCTTCCTCGGCGTGTTGCCGTTCTGGGTGGCGATGATCCTGCTGGTGGGGATCCTGATCCTGTTCCCGGCGTTGGCCACATATCTTCCGGATAGGATGATGCAGTGGGGTTTTAAATGCTGTCTACGTAAGCATCGCTCCTTCTGA
- a CDS encoding IclR family transcriptional regulator encodes MTDESPDLPYNKAGLDKSFSKGLILLRHLATCEAPAGISDLSAALGMTKSNVHRLLQTLAAYGFVHKNAKSRYSPSLRYWEMGYEVWLHSRAGQVALNDADGLALKANCLVHITLAAEESQELILYDRIGTPIAHPMRRLWPTGTRVPIWRIINGWSDFVAFQIAYIAAKPEVELTSRRDEISRHLEDSGLTYEGLAEHVTAARDLGYAENLGSGLENIEGTACAFRDETGAPVGVLSTIYDRDGSRDGRREDTRRLNRLYAHSISRSLGFRDPN; translated from the coding sequence ATGACCGACGAAAGCCCCGATCTGCCCTACAATAAGGCAGGTCTTGACAAGTCCTTCTCGAAGGGGCTGATCCTGTTGCGGCACCTGGCAACCTGCGAGGCGCCGGCGGGCATCAGCGACCTGTCGGCGGCTCTCGGCATGACCAAGAGCAACGTGCACCGCCTGTTGCAAACCCTTGCGGCGTATGGATTCGTTCACAAGAACGCCAAGTCCCGCTACAGCCCTTCGCTGCGCTACTGGGAGATGGGCTACGAGGTCTGGCTGCACTCGCGCGCGGGGCAAGTTGCGCTGAACGACGCGGACGGGCTCGCGCTCAAGGCGAACTGCCTCGTGCACATCACTTTGGCAGCCGAGGAAAGCCAGGAACTGATTCTCTATGATCGGATCGGTACGCCGATCGCCCATCCCATGCGCAGGCTTTGGCCCACGGGCACCCGCGTGCCGATCTGGCGAATCATCAACGGCTGGTCCGATTTCGTGGCCTTCCAGATCGCCTATATCGCCGCCAAGCCCGAGGTCGAGCTGACCTCGCGCCGCGATGAGATCAGCCGCCACCTGGAAGACAGCGGCCTGACCTACGAGGGTCTGGCCGAGCACGTCACCGCCGCCCGCGACCTGGGTTACGCCGAGAACCTCGGCAGCGGGCTGGAGAATATCGAGGGCACAGCATGCGCCTTCCGCGACGAGACCGGTGCGCCGGTGGGCGTGCTCAGCACGATCTACGACCGTGACGGCAGCCGCGACGGCCGGCGCGAGGATACCCGGCGGCTCAACCGCCTCTATGCCCATTCCATATCCCGATCCCTGGGCTTCCGGGATCCAAACTGA
- a CDS encoding isochorismatase family protein, protein MDEQAFKARGFGQTIGFGRRSALVVIDVIKGFTNPDLPLGADLSSQIVAINALIADFAARREPVFFTTVRYDEPDLSDAGIWPLKQGGLKTLAASGDGAELDPRLSLAAGERTLVKKYASSFFGTDLSSRLVAEGVDTLVITGCTTSGCVRATAVDSLQNGFRPIVVREAVGDRSQPAHEQSLLDLQAKYADVVSLDAALMREMAGA, encoded by the coding sequence ATGGACGAACAAGCCTTCAAGGCCCGTGGATTCGGGCAGACCATCGGTTTCGGCCGCCGCTCGGCGCTGGTGGTGATCGATGTCATCAAGGGTTTCACCAATCCCGACCTGCCGCTGGGCGCGGACCTGTCGTCGCAGATCGTGGCGATCAACGCACTGATCGCCGATTTCGCGGCCCGCCGCGAGCCGGTGTTCTTCACCACCGTGCGCTACGACGAGCCGGATCTGTCTGACGCCGGGATCTGGCCACTGAAACAGGGCGGGCTGAAGACTCTGGCCGCCAGCGGCGATGGGGCCGAGCTGGACCCGAGGCTGAGCCTCGCGGCCGGAGAACGCACGCTGGTGAAGAAATACGCCTCGTCCTTCTTCGGCACCGACCTGTCGAGCCGGCTGGTGGCCGAGGGTGTCGACACGCTCGTGATCACCGGGTGCACGACCTCGGGCTGCGTGCGCGCGACGGCGGTGGACTCGCTGCAGAACGGCTTCCGTCCGATCGTCGTGCGCGAGGCGGTGGGCGACCGCAGCCAGCCCGCACATGAGCAGAGCCTGCTGGACCTGCAGGCGAAATATGCTGACGTGGTCTCGCTCGACGCGGCGCTGATGCGCGAGATGGCGGGCGCCTGA
- a CDS encoding MarR family winged helix-turn-helix transcriptional regulator encodes MDETAPSGHEDFDPKLTEERLARLVRLAARAFNRSLQMRLQDEGITFGQWIFLRILWYNDGLSQRELSQRAHLTEPTAHAALTKLEKQGVITRQKMDGNKRTLRIFLTPKGWELRDRLEPMAHDVNLISLKGLEEDEVRVLRKGLLAIITNLEADENAAAEQGIKVPATRSSF; translated from the coding sequence ATGGATGAAACCGCGCCCTCGGGGCATGAAGACTTCGATCCCAAGCTGACCGAAGAGCGCCTCGCGCGTCTCGTTCGTCTCGCCGCCAGGGCTTTCAACCGTTCGCTGCAGATGCGCCTTCAGGACGAGGGGATCACCTTCGGCCAATGGATCTTCCTGCGCATCCTTTGGTACAATGACGGGTTGTCGCAGCGCGAGCTGAGCCAGCGCGCGCATCTGACCGAACCCACCGCGCATGCCGCGCTGACCAAGCTGGAGAAGCAGGGCGTGATCACGCGGCAGAAGATGGACGGCAACAAGCGGACTTTGCGGATATTCCTGACGCCCAAGGGCTGGGAATTGCGCGACCGGCTGGAGCCGATGGCGCATGACGTCAACCTGATCTCGCTGAAGGGGCTGGAGGAGGACGAGGTGCGCGTGCTGCGCAAGGGTCTCCTGGCGATCATCACGAATCTCGAGGCCGATGAGAACGCCGCCGCCGAGCAGGGGATCAAGGTGCCCGCGACCCGGTCGAGCTTCTGA
- a CDS encoding thiamine pyrophosphate-binding protein, whose protein sequence is MTRETDRPTPCEVKTLYGSDAIAEMLRRLDTPYVALNPGSSFRGLHDSMVNYLGNQDPHMLLCLHEEHAVSIAHGWAKITGKPMTVVLHANVGLMHAAMAIYNAWCDRVPMLILGATGPVDAAKRRPWIDWLHTSRDQAAVVRPYVKWDDQPASLAASLSSLMRAMQITTSAPMAPTYVCFDVTVQETAIEAMPALPDPARFAAPQAPGASAAQVSALADMLAEAQSPVILMGRVSRDEGDWARRVALAEYFGARVITDIKTGAAFPTRHKLHAGAPGFFLSAESVEALSGADLVLCLDWVDPAGTLAQGKLGAGAKVVNATLEPMLTNGWSMDHQDVVASDLTILTEADALVAALCERLGLEPAAPAPRTAPAPHGQEPDAVLSLDALSHVLRAGLAEDPHTLVRLPLGWDGRHCDFTGPLDYLGYDGGAGISSGPGMVVGAALALKDTGRMPVAVLGDGDFIMGATALWTGTHQSVPMLIVVANNRSFFNDEIHQERVARDRDRPVENKHIGQAIDEPDIDIAGLARAQGAVGIGPVATVAAFEAALADAVAQVRAGKSVVIDARILRGYVKEMAEGMTAEQDG, encoded by the coding sequence ATGACCAGGGAAACCGACCGCCCCACACCCTGCGAGGTGAAGACGCTCTACGGCAGCGACGCCATCGCCGAGATGCTGCGCCGGCTCGACACGCCCTACGTCGCGCTCAACCCCGGCTCGAGCTTCCGGGGCCTTCATGACAGCATGGTCAACTACCTCGGCAACCAGGATCCGCACATGCTGCTGTGCCTGCATGAGGAACACGCGGTTTCCATCGCCCATGGCTGGGCCAAGATCACCGGCAAGCCGATGACCGTGGTGCTGCACGCGAATGTGGGCCTGATGCACGCCGCGATGGCCATCTACAACGCCTGGTGCGACCGCGTGCCGATGCTGATCCTCGGCGCGACCGGCCCGGTCGACGCGGCCAAGCGTCGGCCCTGGATCGACTGGCTGCATACCTCGCGCGATCAGGCGGCGGTGGTGCGGCCCTATGTGAAATGGGATGATCAACCGGCGTCGCTGGCCGCCTCGCTGTCGTCGCTGATGCGGGCGATGCAGATTACCACCTCGGCCCCGATGGCGCCCACCTATGTCTGCTTCGACGTGACGGTGCAGGAAACCGCCATCGAAGCCATGCCCGCGCTGCCCGATCCCGCGCGTTTCGCAGCCCCTCAGGCCCCGGGTGCGAGTGCCGCGCAGGTCTCGGCCCTGGCCGACATGCTGGCCGAGGCGCAATCGCCGGTGATCCTGATGGGCCGCGTCTCGCGCGATGAAGGGGACTGGGCGCGGCGCGTGGCGCTGGCCGAGTATTTCGGCGCCCGCGTCATCACCGACATCAAGACCGGCGCCGCCTTCCCGACGCGCCACAAACTGCACGCGGGCGCGCCCGGGTTCTTCCTGTCGGCTGAATCGGTCGAGGCGCTGTCGGGCGCGGATCTGGTGCTGTGCCTCGATTGGGTGGACCCGGCCGGCACGCTGGCGCAGGGCAAGCTGGGCGCCGGGGCCAAGGTGGTCAACGCCACGCTCGAGCCGATGCTGACGAACGGCTGGTCGATGGATCATCAGGACGTGGTGGCGAGCGATCTCACCATCCTGACCGAGGCCGATGCGCTGGTCGCGGCGCTGTGCGAACGGCTGGGGCTGGAACCCGCCGCACCCGCGCCCCGCACGGCACCCGCGCCGCACGGGCAGGAGCCCGATGCCGTGCTGTCGCTCGACGCGCTCTCGCATGTGCTGCGCGCGGGGCTGGCCGAGGATCCGCACACGCTGGTGCGTCTGCCCCTGGGTTGGGACGGTCGCCATTGCGATTTCACCGGGCCGCTCGATTATCTGGGCTATGACGGCGGCGCAGGCATCAGCTCGGGCCCCGGCATGGTCGTGGGCGCGGCGCTGGCACTGAAGGACACGGGCCGCATGCCGGTCGCGGTTTTGGGCGACGGCGATTTCATCATGGGCGCGACCGCGCTGTGGACCGGGACGCATCAGAGCGTGCCGATGCTGATCGTGGTGGCCAACAACCGCTCGTTCTTCAACGACGAGATCCACCAGGAACGCGTCGCCCGCGACCGCGACCGCCCGGTCGAGAACAAGCATATCGGCCAGGCGATCGACGAGCCGGATATCGACATCGCCGGCCTCGCGCGGGCGCAGGGCGCGGTGGGCATCGGCCCGGTCGCGACGGTGGCCGCCTTCGAGGCCGCGCTGGCCGATGCCGTGGCGCAGGTGCGCGCGGGCAAGTCGGTGGTGATCGACGCCCGCATCCTGCGCGGCTACGTCAAGGAGATGGCCGAAGGCATGACCGCGGAACAGGACGGCTGA
- a CDS encoding DMT family transporter: MIPFIGEIFAILAAFCYAFGSVAATKNAREKGGRGNAVLLSIVLTALFSGGLWLIMGPSLPPIDTGFWIGVAIFVVAGMLATVLGRIFFFRSIELAGAIETGLIRRLIPVFAAVLAILFLGESLTIASALAFVLVFAAVALVVLSNRGQIVADDEDARRAAGERNTGRVLALMSAASYGGSYVARKFAMRWLPDPLIGAFIGAVAAFVWFAVAALFSAAYRRHLSELFRRPTGWQLVAAAFVSLGQTAQFVALSFTTVTAVAIIGTIEMFLAAWLAAWVLRTEDRPGPIFALASLMAMAGVIVLALVRT, encoded by the coding sequence ATGATCCCCTTTATCGGCGAGATCTTCGCCATCCTCGCCGCCTTTTGCTATGCCTTCGGCTCGGTCGCCGCGACCAAGAACGCGCGCGAAAAGGGCGGGCGGGGCAATGCCGTGCTGCTGTCGATCGTGTTGACGGCGCTGTTCTCGGGCGGGTTGTGGCTGATCATGGGGCCGTCGCTGCCGCCGATTGACACAGGCTTCTGGATCGGCGTGGCGATCTTCGTCGTCGCCGGCATGCTGGCCACGGTGCTGGGGCGGATCTTCTTCTTCCGCTCCATCGAGCTGGCCGGCGCCATCGAGACCGGGCTCATCCGCCGGCTGATCCCGGTGTTCGCCGCCGTGCTGGCGATCCTGTTCCTGGGCGAGAGCCTGACCATCGCCAGCGCGCTGGCCTTCGTGCTGGTCTTCGCCGCCGTGGCGCTGGTGGTGTTGTCGAACAGGGGCCAGATCGTCGCCGATGACGAGGACGCCCGGCGAGCGGCCGGCGAGCGCAACACCGGCCGTGTCCTGGCGCTGATGTCGGCGGCGAGCTATGGCGGATCCTACGTGGCGCGCAAGTTCGCCATGCGCTGGCTGCCCGATCCGCTGATCGGCGCCTTCATTGGCGCGGTAGCCGCCTTCGTGTGGTTCGCCGTCGCAGCCCTGTTCAGCGCCGCCTATCGCCGCCACCTGAGCGAACTGTTCCGCCGCCCGACCGGCTGGCAGCTGGTGGCGGCCGCCTTCGTATCGCTGGGCCAGACCGCGCAATTCGTGGCGCTCAGTTTCACCACCGTCACCGCCGTGGCGATCATCGGCACGATCGAGATGTTCCTCGCGGCCTGGCTGGCCGCCTGGGTCCTGCGCACCGAGGATCGCCCCGGCCCGATCTTCGCGCTGGCTTCGCTGATGGCGATGGCAGGCGTGATCGTGCTGGCGCTGGTGCGCACCTGA